Proteins from one Bufo gargarizans isolate SCDJY-AF-19 chromosome 8, ASM1485885v1, whole genome shotgun sequence genomic window:
- the LOC122944490 gene encoding interferon-induced very large GTPase 1-like isoform X4, which produces MSDHPEEQEVSPQVGDSFSAKDIPSSKETELGRRQPSGEDPLSENQDSRIPRRVRKSAEPSINRDRIRWLLLVSPLLIVLLSLITCALGKKALWKPGEDTQKIVLSPPQISFMVQPGHGGEVPRGGEGRRNMKTSSRGAKPGGDHDSYSVSTKTEERGHRKTSSGGQKSGRGHDSYSEGRGHCKTSSGGLKPGGGHDSYPGKTATRTIPTDVEDMQPGPAPSSRTSRRDFPSPSGIRGTNQKEGRHSSAKAPAKISNHLETNQRKGSSMGSKSRVDSYTEKHGKKFQEAGIRPTARNAICSVTQSYSNMDGGNFRRAISVKGDTAIRSWSDGGSLTVPTVSAGGDPDNGYYLENELTTENRMKTSSKGKDRVKQEKTSSEGEGQAKREKTSSEGEGQAKREKTSSEGEGQAKREKTSSEGKGQAKPEKTSSEGEGQEEQVKVSSEGEDRFRREIPSPEGENQAKRERTSSESENQVKRKKISSGDKDEEKQEKTSSEVEVQAKQKTSSEDVEDMQPGPAPSLRTSRSDFPSPSELLQRTFLQKLMALDISARNTVDDEEILLDSEEEEYGDMKSSECFNPLDVLCGLLHQSDMILKQQIVSKMSMCQFAVPLLLPSPNTQDCTFMLWSMRDIVKKWRPHSMTASKTYVEDSIVNVPMPMFSFVRLGTCSISKSRYLNQVLSPSQQNHNFFVHGDMPGGNIPRKHSDGLVEIIWYLPSGHEQLDVFPEPIAVMNLRGDLESNEKQLNFLTRVSSALFIFIEEVQENQHNLLSRLRNVTNVFLILNVRDREDNMKDLKTLNDTLQLPRQNILVKTKHINDSQVVKKIRSAMKMIFTEIKETFNLEQISKKATEFSIDENSPECKETKAKAKEITDEINNINHYKHETMKLQGDLWKEISKMEKEICRMRKLGDEDAEEYKSGLQAKILTLQMVQRQHHLTGGMLRYQEALMLTDRTLFLKWLKILLDKIGKNHLRELHNEYKFKYQRRSTTEQDLQIIDQKIVDGSLGVEHFIRELGQYYEAKCSMIKQGFIPEDKMQFAGLPGIASDLLLDGFPFELIDGDASNIPLEWITDVLTELDKKTGGQCRMRVITVLGVQSTGKSTLLNTMFGLQFPVASGRCTRGAFMTLIKAKENFQEELNCDFILVIDTEGLKSLDLASLENSYEHDNELATVVVGLSDITIVNMAMENAEEMKDILQIVVHAFLRMKGIGKKSSCKFVHQNVSDVSAHVKNRNARQKFLLQLSEMAKVAAKMEKRSGINNFSDIIYCDIEKDSWYIPGLWYGIPPMASVNSGYSETVSELKQSIIGSLQSMDGKPQNIREFTEWIKSLWNAVKHEKFVFSFRNRLVTEAYNQLCIYYADWEWTFQKHIHRWMMETETFIYNLPYEKLGADVWSKLLNDINQILDKEETAMHQCLEEYFESDFENAHLLEMFRGDFFRSVKYLRKELENVLRDKCEKTIRIQKEKSQIQAMQAQYINIMEEKVAEMMGRRRNEKYMGNSKALQEEFEEMWVKTVSTLRLSKLEVHDVGRKIFQQLKRDIGCEDDVIRNRLRNLDQYKDIVLEDKHLSSYSLEHFTLVNALIEKCSKYVEDIMSNKEDFNELYSQDLLSLINKRLRMRDFQDLHITKCFEFDLKLYILKSATIKFQQIHEDFVQRNDPRTCLEMLKPQYYSTFKNMYEKRDECRRKAEQFCQLCLKPAITDHINKYLGKEMMDDILQVGGPEEFKSRKRLQLVILEKLLEDKSCYQYDEYISDYEHFLKRWISSYIAEHYKDQGPIRAMQLKTLNSLMAKVQQTFNYSTLISSASLTEFLVHFCNIFEKELVISKNDMKAVLFQSNLNVKQFAKDVKLYLHHLQDEIQKEFNTKGIETTFSQLTLKPQEELFRKVIGCGKKCPFCKAPCEAGGADHKEHFASLHRPRGLGRHENEQTKDLDHSICSTNVISNKTFKNEDTGWKPHPYKDYRTYYPDWAIYPDMTANSSNYWKFVLKEFNDSFAQIYRKKTAKIPEDWCKISYREALTSLRTTLQ; this is translated from the exons TTTCCACCAAAACAGAAGAAAGAGGACACCGTAAGACAAGCTCTGGAGGACAAAAGTCTGGAAGAGGCCATGATTCATACTCAG AAGGAAGAGGACACTGCAAGACAAGCTCTGGAGGACTAAAGCCTGGAGGAGGCCATGATTCATACCCGG GAAAAACAGCTACTAGAACAATCCCCACAGATGTAGAAGATATGCAGCCGGGGCCAGCACCAAGCTCGAGAACCTCTAGACGTGATTTTCCTTCTCCTTCAG GGATACGAGGCACGAATCAGAAGGAAGGTCGTCATTCCTCAGCAAAGGCTCCTGCAAAAATCTCAAATCATCTCGAGACAAATCAAAGGAAGGGAAGTTCCATGGGGTCAAAGTCTAGAGTAGACTCATATACAG AAAAACATGGAAAGAAGTTTCAAGAGGCAGGAATACGACCAACAGCAAGAAATGCTATATGTTCCGTTACTCAGTCATACTCTAATATGGATGGAGGAAACTTCAGGAGAGCAATTTCTGTAAAGGGTGATACAGCCATTAGATCATGGTCAG ATGGAGGAAGCTTGACAGTACCGACAGTATCTGCAGGGGGTGATCCAGACAATGGATACTATTTAG AAAATGAATTAACTACAGAGAATCGAATGAAAACATCATCAAAAGGCAAAGATCGAGTGAAGCAGGAGAAAACCTCATCAGAGGGTGAAGGCCAAGCAAAACGAGAGAAAACCTCATCAGAGGGTGAAGGCCAAGCAAAACGAGAGAAAACCTCATCTGAAGGTGAAGGCCAAGCAAAACGAGAGAAAACCTCATCAGAAGGTAAAGGCCAAGCAAAACCAGAGAAAACCTCATCAGAAGGTGAAGGCCAAGAGGAGCAAGTGAAAGTCTCATCAGAAGGTGAGGACCGATTTAGGCGAGAGATACCCTCACCAGAAGGCGAAAACCAAGCAAAGCGAGAGAGAACCTCATCAGAAAGTGAAAACCAAGTGAAGCGAAAGAAAATCTCATCAGGAGATAAGGACGAAGAGAAGCAAGAGAAAACCTCCTCAGAGGTTGAAGTCCAAGCTAAACAAAAAACTTCATCAGAAG ATGTAGAAGATATGCAGCCGGGGCCAGCACCAAGCTTGAGAACCTCTAGAAGTGATTTTCCTTCTCCTTCAG aaTTATTGCAAAGGACGTTTCTGCAGAAGCTGATGGCTTTGGACATTTCAGCCAGGAATACTGTTGACGATGAAGAAATATTATTGGATTCAGAAGAAGAGGAATATGGAGATATGAAGTCATCAGAATGCTTTAACCCTCTCGATGTGCTTTGTGGCCTCTTGCATCAATCAGATATGATCTTAAAACAACAGATTGTGTCCAAAATGTCCATGTGTCAATTTGCTGTCCCTCTACTTCTCCCTTCTCCCAACACACAAGACTGCACATTTATGCTGTGGTCAATGAGAGATATCGTGAAGAAATGGAGACCTCACTCTATGACTGCTAGTAAAACTTATGTGGAAGACAGTATAGTCAATGTTCCCATGCCCATGTTCTCCTTTGTTAGACTTGGGACCTGTAGCATATCAAAATCTCGATATCTCAACCAAGTCCTAAGTCCATCTCAGCAGAATCATAACTTCTTTGTGCATGGCGATATGCCTGGTGGGAATATACCTAGAAAACACTCTGATGGACTTGTGGAAATTATCTGGTATCTTCCATCAGGACATGAACAGTTAGATGTTTTTCCTGAGCCCATTGCTGTTATGAATCTACGAGGAGATCTTGAGTCCAATGAGAAACAGTTGAATTTTTTAACACGTGTATCATCTGCTCTGTTCATATTTATTGAGGAAGTACAAGAGAACCAGCACAACCTACTATCAAGATTACGAAATGTGACAAATGTCTTCTTGATTCTTAATGTAAGAGATAGAGAAGACAACATGAAGGACCTGAAGACTCTCAATGACACACTTCAACTGCCAAGACAAAATATTCTAGTTAAGACCAAACATATCAATGACTCACAGGTGGTAAAGAAAATAAGATCAGCAATGAAAATGATTTTTACAGAAATAAAAGAAACGTTTAATCTTGAGCAAATTTCGAAGAAGGCCACCGAATTCAGCATTGATGAGAACTCTCCAGAATGCAAAGAAACAAAAGCTAAAGCCAAGGAAATAACAGATGAAATAAACAATATAAATCACTATAAGCATGAAACAATGAAGCTACAGGGAGACCTCTGGAAAGAAATATCTAAAATGGAGAAGGAAATATGTAGAATGAGGAAACTAGGTGATGAAGATGCAGAAGAATATAAATCTGGGCTTCAGGCAAAAATACTAACACTCCAAATGGTACAAAGACAACACCACCTGACAGGTGGCATGCTGAGATATCAAGAAGCTTTGATGTTAACAGACAGGACGCTATTTCTGAAATGGCTGAAAATACTGCTTGACAAAATAGGGaaaaaccatctcagggaattacACAATGAATACAAATTTAAATATCAACGTCGATCAACAACTGAACAAGATCTTCAAATAATTGACCAGAAAATAGTAGATGGCTCACTGGGTGTAGAACATTTTATACGGGAGCTTGGGCAATATTACGAGGCTAAATGTTCCATGATAAAACAAGGATTTATTCCTGAGGATAAAATGCAGTTTGCTGGCTTGCCAGGAATTGCTTCTGACCTTCTTCTGGATGGGTTCCCATTTGAGCTTATTGATGGAGATGCCTCTAACATTCCCTTAGAGTGGATAACTGATGTCCTGACTGAGCTGGATAAGAAGACTGGAGGACAATGTAGGATGAGAGTGATAACTGTGCTGGGGGTGCAGAGTACAGGGAAGTCCACCCTTCTGAACACCATGTTTGGTCTACAGTTCCCTGTAGCCAGCGGACGATGCACACGAGGAGCCTTTATGACCCTTATTAAAGCGAAGGAGAACTTCCAGGAGGAGCTAAATTGTGACTTCATTCTAGTCATTGACACCGAAGGACTGAAATCCTTGGATCTTGCTTCTCTGGAAAACAGTTATGAACATGACAATGAATTGGCCACAGTCGTAGTTGGCTTAAGTGACATCACCATAGTCAACATGGCCATGGAAAATGCCGAAGAAATGAAAGATATTTTGCAGATTGTGGTCCACGCGTTCCTTAGAATGAAAGGAATAGGAAAGAAATCCAGCTGCAAGTTCGTGCATCAGAATGTGAGCGATGTGTCCGCTCATGTGAAAAACAGAAATGCTAGACAGAAATTTCTTCTACAGCTGAGTGAAATGGCAAAAGTCGCAGCAAAAATGGAGAAAAGAAGTGGAATTAATAACTTTTCAGacattatttactgtgacattgaAAAAGATTCCTGGTACATTCCTGGGTTATGGTACGGCATACCACCTATGGCTTCTGTGAACTCCGGGTACAGTGAAACGGTTAGCGAGTTAAAGCAATCAATAATTGGATCCCTACAGTCAATGGATGGGAAACCTCAAAATATTAGAGAATTTACAGAGTGGATAAAAAGTTTGTGGAATGCCGTAAAACATGAAAAATTTGTCTTCAGCTTTAGAAACCGATTAGTCACGGAAGCCTATAACCAGCTCTGTATTTATTATGCAGATTGGGAATGGACATTTCAGAAACATATTCATAGATGGATGATGGAGACAGAAACTTTCATCTACAACCTACCATATGAGAAACTAGGAGCAGATGTATGGAGCAAACTTCTAAATGATATTAATCAGATATTGGACAAGGAGGAGACAGCCATGCATCAATGTCTGGAGGAATATTTTGAGAGTGATTTTGAGAATGCTCATCTCTTGGAAATGTTTCGCGGAGATTTTTTTAGAAGTGTGAAATATCTCAGGAAAGAACTTGAAAATGTTCTTCGTGATAAGTGTGAGAAGACAATTCGTATTCAGAAAGAGAAATCCCAGATTCAAGCTATGCAAGCCCAATATATTAACATAATGGAAGAAAAAGTAGCAGAAATGATGGGCAGAAGGAGAAATGAAAAATACATGGGAAACAGTAAGGCTCTACAGGAAGAATTTGAGGAAATGTGGGTAAAAACAGTTTCCACTTTAAGGCTAAGTAAGCTAGAAGTACACGATGTTGGTCGCAAAATCTTTCAACAATTAAAAAGGGACATAGGTTGTGAAGATGATGTGATTAGGAACAGGCTCCGTAACCTCGATCAATATAAGGATATTGTTCTGGAAGACAAGCATCTCTCCAGTTATTCTCTAGAACATTTCACACTGGTAAATGCCTTAATTGAGAAATGTAGCAAATATGTTGAAGACATTATGAGTAACAAAGAAGACTTTAATGAATTGTATTCCCAAGATTTGCTGTCATTGATCAATAAAAGGCTAAGGATGCGAGACTTCCAAGATCTTCACATTACGAAATGCTTTGAGTTTGATCTTAAACTTTACATTCTAAAAAGTGCAACCATTAAATTCCAGCAGATACATGAAGACTTTGTACAAAGAAATGATCCAAGGACCTGCCTGGAGATGCTGAAACCTCAGTACTACTCCACTTTTAAAAACATGTATGAGAAAAGGGATGAATGTAGAAGGAAAGCGGAACAGTTCTGTCAATTATGCCTGAAGCCGGCCATCACCGATCACATCAACAAGTATCTCGGTAAGGAGATGATGGATGACATCCTGCAAGTCGGTGGCCCAGAAGAATTCAAGAGTCGGAAACGTTTACAATTAGTGATTCTTGAAAAGTTGCTAGAGGACAAATCATGTTATCAGTATGATGAAtacatcagtgattatgagcaTTTTCTCAAAAGATGGATTTCATCCTACATTGCCGAACATTACAAAGACCAAGGACCGATCCGAGCAATGCAATTAAAAACACTCAATTCTCTAATGGCCAAAGTGCAGCAAACCTTCAATTATTCAACACTTATCTCGTCTGCAAGCCTTACTGAGTTTTTAGTgcatttttgtaacatttttgagAAAGAACTTGTCATTTCCAAGAATGACATGAAAGCTGTCTTGTTCCAGAGTAATCTAAATGTTAAACAATTTGCCAAGGATGTCAAGTTGTATCTTCATCATTTACAAGATGAAATCCAGAAGGAGTTTAACACAAAGGGTATAGAAACAACATTTTCACAGCTGACACTAAAGCCTCAGGAGGAACTCTTCAGGAAGGTGATTGGATGTGGGAAGAAGTGTCCATTCTGTAAAGCCCCCTGTGAAGCCGGAGGAGCTGACCACAAAGAGCACTTTGCCTCTCTTCACCGACCCAGGGGACTAGGGCGACATGAAAACGAACAAACCAAAGATCTTGACCATTCTATATGTTCCACAAATGTCATCTCTAATAAGACTTTCAAAAATGAAGACACAGGCTGGAAGCCTCACCCTTACAAGGATTACAGGACCTATTATCCAGACTGGGCCATCTATCCTGATATGACTGCCAATTCCTCCAACTATTGGAAATTTGTCTTGAAAGAATTTAATGATTCATTTGCCCAAatttataggaaaaaaacagcaaaaatCCCAGAAGACTGGTGCAAAATAAGTTATCGTGAAGCCCTTACCAGCCTGAGGACAACGTTACAGTGA